In Mongoliitalea daihaiensis, one DNA window encodes the following:
- a CDS encoding NUDIX hydrolase, with translation MNRKTLRESLENYRTPFEEEAASIKDFIDLTHDDLAFQRERVQGHFTGSSWIVNKRRTHALLTLHRKLNRWLQLGGHADGNENLREVAMKEAMEESGLTSLRLVDSGIFDIDRHIIPKKGDVPEHFHYDVRFLIEAEIDEPLSISEESKDLAWIPFDRVEDLTGGNASITRMLEKTSKSEILI, from the coding sequence GAGGAGGCTGCCTCCATTAAAGATTTTATTGATTTGACCCACGATGATTTAGCTTTCCAACGGGAGCGCGTACAGGGTCATTTTACGGGTTCTTCTTGGATTGTTAATAAGCGAAGAACACATGCCTTGTTGACTTTACATCGCAAACTCAATAGATGGTTGCAACTGGGTGGTCATGCAGATGGTAATGAGAATCTCCGAGAAGTGGCCATGAAAGAGGCGATGGAAGAGAGTGGATTGACATCCTTGCGTTTGGTTGATAGCGGGATTTTTGATATCGATCGGCACATCATTCCTAAAAAAGGAGATGTTCCAGAGCATTTCCATTACGATGTACGCTTTCTGATCGAAGCAGAAATTGATGAACCCTTGAGTATTTCCGAAGAAAGTAAAGACTTAGCTTGGATTCCTTTTGATCGAGTAGAGGATTTGACGGGAGGGAATGCCTCCATTACGCGCATGTTAGAAAAAACTAGTAAATCAGAAATATTGATCTAA
- a CDS encoding acyl-CoA thioesterase has product MNQPLVVNGLEDVRSSFSFSVPLQIRFSDIDGYMHVNNGVYFSYLEHARALFLYQQCGWDVMDVGTVVADLHISYKKPIHAFDKVSAFVRCKHVGNSSFVLEQVLAGMTEHGAEVVYASASVVMVSVDMKTMKPTPVPEQYRVKLEQK; this is encoded by the coding sequence ATGAATCAACCTTTAGTAGTAAATGGATTGGAGGATGTAAGATCCTCTTTTTCTTTTTCGGTACCCTTACAGATTCGATTTTCAGATATAGATGGGTACATGCATGTAAATAATGGGGTATATTTCAGTTATCTGGAGCATGCTAGAGCACTTTTTTTGTACCAACAATGTGGTTGGGATGTAATGGATGTAGGAACAGTTGTCGCTGATCTGCACATTTCATATAAAAAACCTATCCATGCTTTTGATAAGGTATCGGCATTTGTACGGTGCAAGCATGTTGGGAATAGCTCCTTTGTGTTGGAACAAGTCTTGGCAGGGATGACCGAACATGGTGCAGAAGTAGTCTATGCGAGTGCTTCTGTGGTGATGGTCTCTGTAGATATGAAGACCATGAAACCCACACCTGTCCCAGAGCAATACCGAGTTAAATTGGAGCAGAAGTAA
- a CDS encoding tetratricopeptide repeat protein — translation MKKQLLCWLSLIWLASCSPSADELFQEGIRHLEESDYQKAITYFDRAIDKQADFTSALNAKGIALIQLAQYDRAIETLNRSIKIDSLSYKPYYNRGNAWFEKGEYRAAVMDYNTANGLEPGVLDIYFNRGVALMGMEEYEDAIFDFEILIQENPEHPRAWFNKGKSEFWNNDPVSSINSLTRAVDLDNSNGEAYYLIGTIQMSAFNMVDEGCVSFKMARSLGYADAQTWIDDFCKE, via the coding sequence GTGAAGAAGCAATTACTATGTTGGTTAAGTCTGATTTGGTTGGCATCCTGCAGCCCATCAGCTGATGAATTATTCCAAGAAGGTATTCGTCATTTAGAAGAATCGGATTATCAAAAAGCCATCACTTATTTTGATCGAGCGATAGATAAACAGGCAGATTTTACTTCGGCTTTAAATGCCAAAGGGATTGCGCTGATTCAATTGGCTCAATACGATCGTGCCATCGAAACGCTTAATCGTTCGATTAAAATTGATAGCCTTAGTTATAAGCCTTATTACAACCGCGGAAATGCCTGGTTTGAAAAGGGAGAGTATCGTGCGGCGGTGATGGATTACAATACTGCCAATGGTTTAGAGCCTGGGGTGTTGGATATCTATTTCAATCGAGGAGTTGCGTTGATGGGTATGGAGGAATATGAGGATGCAATCTTTGACTTTGAAATTTTAATCCAAGAAAATCCAGAACACCCCCGAGCATGGTTCAATAAAGGGAAGTCGGAATTTTGGAATAATGATCCGGTTTCTTCTATCAACTCACTCACACGTGCCGTTGATTTGGATAACTCCAATGGAGAAGCATACTATTTGATCGGGACAATTCAAATGAGTGCATTCAATATGGTAGATGAAGGCTGTGTCAGTTTCAAAATGGCAAGAAGCTTAGGATACGCAGATGCACAAACGTGGATTGACGATTTCTGTAAAGAATAA
- a CDS encoding L-threonylcarbamoyladenylate synthase, whose amino-acid sequence MAIIGTDLGLAAEFLAAGELVGMPTETVYGLAGNALDPDAVTKIFKTKNRPSFDPLIVHTSDISKVTDFVEEFPASLRLLAERFWPGPLTLLLPKKKNVPDLVTSGLDTVAVRVPRHELTLRLLRQLPFPLAAPSANPFGYISPTKAVHVNDQLGDKIPYILDGGACEVGLESTIVGMLDGEVTVFRLGGLEVKKIESIVGKVKVMAHSSSNPQSPGMLKSHYAPTKPFLIGNLSSMIKKYQEKEVPFAVLAFRAFFDTVEEGKQVQLSLDGSLEEAAKNLFAAMRTLDSLNVSVILSEYLPDEGLGKAINDRLKRAAAESMDSDEDIRIQTF is encoded by the coding sequence ATGGCAATCATAGGGACAGATCTTGGGTTAGCTGCTGAATTTTTGGCAGCAGGGGAATTGGTAGGAATGCCAACGGAGACTGTCTATGGTTTAGCTGGAAATGCTTTGGATCCAGATGCGGTCACTAAAATTTTCAAAACCAAAAATCGGCCAAGTTTTGATCCCTTAATTGTTCATACCTCGGATATTTCCAAGGTAACTGATTTTGTAGAAGAGTTTCCAGCATCTCTTCGGTTGTTAGCCGAGCGTTTTTGGCCAGGACCCTTGACATTGCTACTTCCTAAAAAAAAGAATGTTCCAGATTTGGTAACTTCTGGCTTAGACACCGTAGCTGTCCGTGTTCCGAGACATGAATTAACCTTGCGCTTATTACGGCAATTGCCATTTCCTTTAGCAGCGCCCAGCGCAAATCCATTTGGGTACATCAGTCCCACTAAGGCTGTACATGTCAACGACCAATTGGGGGATAAAATCCCTTACATTTTAGATGGTGGAGCTTGTGAAGTTGGCTTGGAGAGTACCATTGTAGGAATGCTCGATGGAGAAGTAACAGTCTTCCGTTTGGGGGGATTGGAAGTGAAAAAGATAGAAAGCATCGTCGGGAAAGTAAAAGTCATGGCTCATAGCAGTTCTAATCCACAGAGTCCAGGCATGTTGAAGTCACATTACGCACCTACCAAGCCTTTTTTGATTGGTAATTTATCTTCAATGATTAAAAAATACCAAGAAAAAGAAGTCCCTTTCGCTGTATTGGCCTTTCGAGCGTTCTTTGATACAGTGGAGGAAGGCAAGCAAGTGCAACTTTCTTTGGATGGAAGTCTTGAAGAAGCTGCAAAAAACTTATTTGCTGCCATGAGAACTTTGGATAGCCTGAATGTTTCCGTAATTTTATCTGAGTATTTGCCGGATGAGGGTCTTGGTAAAGCTATCAATGACCGGCTCAAACGGGCGGCGGCAGAGTCTATGGATAGCGATGAGGATATAAGAATTCAAACCTTTTAA
- a CDS encoding phosphoglycerate kinase, giving the protein MSNKFRSVDSIEFKGKKALIRVDFNVPLDPDLKVTDDTRMRAALPTIQKILGDGGAVILMSHLGRPKEGPTDKYSLKHVIGNLEALLGKSVKFANDCIGEEAVALAAGLQSGEVLLLENLRFYKEEEKGNEEFAGKLAKLGDVYVNDAFGTAHRAHASTAVIAQFFEEKATGYLMLSELENADKVLENPERPYTAIMGGAKISDKILIIERLLEKVDNLIIGGGMSYTFSKAKGGQIGNSLCEEDKLDYVLELMNKAEAKGVKIILPVDTVTSKSFANDDDQGLAKAGEIPADMMGLDIGPETRVLFAEVIKNSKTILWNGPMGVFEMSSFVHGTVAVAEAIAEATERGAFSLIGGGDSAAAVNKFGFTDKVSYVSTGGGALLEHMEGKVLPGVAALQV; this is encoded by the coding sequence ATGAGTAACAAATTCAGAAGTGTCGACAGTATTGAATTCAAAGGAAAAAAAGCATTGATTCGAGTGGATTTTAATGTGCCTTTGGATCCGGATTTGAAAGTCACAGATGATACGCGGATGCGTGCTGCTTTGCCTACCATCCAAAAGATTTTGGGTGACGGTGGTGCTGTGATATTAATGTCCCATCTGGGCAGACCCAAAGAAGGACCGACGGATAAGTATTCTCTGAAACATGTCATTGGCAATTTGGAAGCCTTATTAGGCAAGTCTGTAAAGTTTGCCAATGATTGCATTGGTGAAGAAGCAGTAGCTCTGGCTGCCGGGTTGCAATCGGGAGAAGTTCTTTTGTTGGAAAACTTACGTTTTTACAAGGAAGAGGAAAAAGGTAACGAGGAATTTGCAGGTAAATTAGCCAAGTTAGGTGATGTCTATGTAAATGATGCTTTTGGTACAGCTCACCGTGCACATGCTTCTACTGCGGTTATCGCTCAGTTTTTTGAAGAGAAAGCCACTGGTTATTTGATGTTGTCTGAGTTGGAAAATGCTGATAAGGTATTGGAAAACCCAGAAAGACCGTATACTGCGATCATGGGCGGTGCAAAGATTTCCGATAAGATTTTGATTATTGAGCGTTTGTTGGAAAAAGTCGATAATCTCATCATCGGTGGAGGGATGTCTTATACGTTCTCTAAAGCCAAAGGAGGCCAAATTGGCAATTCCTTGTGTGAGGAAGATAAATTAGACTATGTGCTTGAGCTGATGAACAAAGCGGAGGCCAAAGGTGTCAAAATCATTCTCCCAGTAGATACCGTGACTTCTAAGTCTTTTGCCAATGACGATGATCAGGGACTAGCCAAAGCAGGGGAGATTCCTGCGGATATGATGGGCTTGGATATCGGACCTGAAACTAGGGTCTTGTTTGCAGAGGTCATTAAAAACTCCAAAACCATCCTTTGGAATGGTCCAATGGGCGTATTTGAGATGTCTAGCTTTGTACATGGAACAGTTGCTGTTGCAGAAGCTATTGCAGAAGCGACAGAAAGAGGAGCATTCTCTTTAATCGGAGGCGGTGATTCTGCCGCAGCGGTCAATAAGTTTGGATTCACTGATAAGGTTTCCTATGTATCCACGGGTGGTGGTGCCTTATTGGAGCATATGGAAGGAAAAGTACTTCCAGGTGTGGCAGCACTGCAGGTATAA